From one Microbacter margulisiae genomic stretch:
- a CDS encoding SusC/RagA family TonB-linked outer membrane protein, with protein sequence MKKQIILIVAFLSMFVFVFAQTGNLDVTQTQVRVTGKIIDASRNPLIGVAVAVKGTTQGTITDVNGKFTLNNVAKDAVLHISYVGYMSKDVRVTSGDMLIMLEENAKQMDEVVVIGYGKEKRKDLTGSISSITGNDLRKTVPTTFDQALQGKVAGVMIQQISGQPGGGVSVQIHGVSSISGSNSPLYVIDGVIIPPVSDPGGGSNPLNSINPSDIESIDVLEDASATAIYGSQATNGVIVITTKRGHAGKPRVTYDFNYGYQEIPKELPTVNLQQFATLLNARAQVWGFDARPEFVNPQYLGTGTNWQKELFRKAPMSNNTITLSGGDTKTKYMLSASYFDQEGIALGSEFKRYSVGFNLDNNTTDWLKIGTSIQLGHTDENVNSTTSNVISTALNLTPDIPVKNPDGSWGGVTNTSGWVNQVNNPVGMALLVKDTKGGNQLFGNIYLEIQFTKDLSLRNEVSGNFDFSTEDQFMPTYQFGKAVNNINSAQYYSGQYYSTDVRNYLTYNHAFKKLNVNVMVGHEAQLSTSASVSAKRTNFPSNNVTSINSGDATTASNTGVKQSGPALESYFGRVNLNLDDKYLLTSNVRGDGSSNFPAGNRWVATYSEAFAWRINKELFFRNIRFINDLKLRIGYGLTNNQNIPGNTYVTQLASAANGLSGVAQFQNNLGNPYVQWEKTKDSNLGLDCAFLNSRINFTLNLYNRRTDGLLLQLPLPLYSGTTTGYSPGALNAPYVNVGSVQNRGFDFRISSTNIDNSLFTWRTDFTLSHNANKVVSLGSGGAAANLSETYNGYVVEKTVVGQPIGSFYGYVYDGIFATAKDFKTHALPVDQNGNPRPISPAGGGIWYGDRMFKDLNGDGVIDSKDQKFLGSPLPTFQFGFNNSFTYKNFDLDIFFAGSVGNKVFNELAIAQTNPQNNTSYFTSVMNYARLALINPSGSATDVNNVYVTNPNTNIVGLRNDNTNENERPSNLYIEDGSFIRCKNITLGYRLPENIMKKVHLQSLRLYVTVANAFLITKYSGMDPEIGSWNPLQAGWDSGYYPQPRVYTLGFNLEL encoded by the coding sequence ATGAAGAAACAAATCATTTTGATCGTAGCGTTTCTGTCAATGTTTGTCTTTGTTTTTGCACAAACAGGCAATCTTGATGTAACGCAAACTCAGGTTAGAGTGACGGGAAAAATCATCGACGCTTCAAGAAATCCCCTTATTGGAGTTGCTGTCGCCGTCAAAGGAACTACTCAGGGAACCATTACAGATGTTAATGGTAAATTTACCCTAAATAATGTGGCGAAGGATGCTGTTTTGCATATTTCTTATGTTGGCTATATGTCTAAAGATGTACGGGTTACATCGGGTGATATGTTGATTATGCTTGAAGAAAATGCTAAGCAAATGGACGAAGTGGTGGTAATTGGCTATGGAAAAGAGAAAAGAAAAGATCTTACCGGTTCCATCTCTTCCATTACGGGAAACGACCTTCGCAAAACAGTACCTACCACTTTTGACCAGGCACTGCAAGGGAAAGTTGCAGGTGTAATGATACAGCAAATATCAGGGCAACCCGGTGGAGGTGTCTCGGTGCAGATACACGGTGTATCATCTATTAGTGGTTCAAATTCTCCATTGTATGTAATTGATGGTGTTATAATCCCTCCTGTCAGCGATCCCGGTGGTGGGTCGAACCCATTGAACTCGATCAATCCTTCTGATATTGAATCAATTGATGTGCTGGAAGATGCTTCTGCAACAGCCATTTATGGATCGCAGGCTACTAACGGAGTGATTGTTATTACAACCAAAAGAGGTCATGCTGGCAAACCTAGGGTAACTTACGATTTTAATTATGGTTATCAAGAAATTCCTAAAGAACTTCCAACCGTAAATTTACAGCAATTTGCAACGCTGCTTAACGCCAGGGCCCAGGTTTGGGGTTTTGATGCCAGACCTGAATTTGTTAATCCTCAATATTTGGGAACAGGTACCAATTGGCAAAAGGAATTGTTTCGCAAAGCGCCTATGAGTAACAATACAATAACGTTAAGTGGTGGAGATACTAAAACAAAATACATGCTTTCTGCCTCCTATTTTGATCAGGAAGGAATAGCGTTAGGCTCAGAATTCAAAAGATATTCAGTAGGATTTAACTTAGACAATAATACCACTGACTGGCTAAAAATAGGAACAAGTATTCAGTTGGGACATACAGATGAAAATGTAAATTCTACCACTTCAAATGTAATTTCTACTGCATTGAATTTAACTCCGGATATTCCTGTGAAAAATCCCGACGGCTCTTGGGGTGGCGTTACCAATACAAGCGGTTGGGTGAACCAAGTAAATAATCCTGTTGGAATGGCGTTGTTAGTTAAGGACACGAAAGGAGGAAACCAACTCTTTGGTAATATATATCTTGAAATTCAATTTACAAAAGATTTGTCTTTAAGAAATGAGGTATCCGGCAATTTTGATTTTTCAACAGAAGATCAGTTTATGCCTACGTATCAATTTGGTAAAGCGGTAAATAATATCAATTCTGCCCAATATTATTCCGGTCAATATTATTCTACGGACGTCCGGAATTATTTAACTTACAATCATGCATTTAAAAAACTCAATGTCAACGTAATGGTCGGACATGAAGCGCAATTAAGCACTTCTGCCAGTGTATCGGCAAAACGCACAAATTTTCCATCCAACAATGTAACTTCGATTAATAGTGGAGATGCCACCACGGCAAGTAATACCGGTGTTAAACAGTCGGGTCCTGCCTTGGAATCTTATTTTGGCCGTGTTAATCTTAATTTGGATGATAAATATCTGTTGACGAGCAATGTGCGTGGAGATGGCTCTTCCAATTTTCCTGCAGGAAATCGTTGGGTAGCTACCTATTCAGAGGCATTTGCATGGAGAATTAATAAAGAATTGTTTTTTAGAAATATAAGATTTATCAATGACTTGAAGCTGCGCATAGGTTATGGGTTAACAAATAATCAGAACATCCCGGGCAACACATATGTGACACAACTTGCATCGGCAGCCAATGGCTTATCGGGTGTTGCTCAATTTCAAAACAATTTAGGCAATCCTTATGTGCAATGGGAAAAAACAAAGGATTCCAATTTAGGGCTGGATTGTGCATTTTTAAACTCGAGAATTAACTTTACATTAAATCTTTATAATAGACGAACAGATGGACTTTTACTGCAGCTTCCGCTTCCATTATATTCAGGTACTACTACCGGATATTCGCCCGGTGCACTCAATGCTCCTTATGTAAATGTGGGTTCTGTTCAAAACAGAGGCTTTGATTTTAGAATCAGCTCGACAAATATTGATAATAGTCTTTTTACATGGAGAACTGATTTTACGCTTAGTCACAATGCCAATAAAGTAGTAAGTTTGGGTTCCGGTGGAGCCGCTGCCAATTTAAGTGAAACCTATAACGGCTATGTGGTGGAAAAAACGGTTGTAGGACAGCCTATTGGCTCATTTTACGGATACGTGTATGATGGGATTTTCGCTACTGCAAAGGATTTCAAAACGCATGCTTTGCCTGTTGACCAGAATGGTAACCCCCGGCCTATTTCTCCCGCAGGTGGTGGAATATGGTATGGCGACCGCATGTTTAAGGATTTGAATGGTGACGGTGTTATCGATTCAAAAGATCAAAAATTTTTAGGTTCTCCGCTACCTACATTCCAGTTTGGATTTAACAACTCTTTTACTTATAAAAACTTCGACTTAGATATCTTCTTTGCGGGAAGTGTCGGGAATAAAGTATTTAACGAATTAGCAATCGCTCAAACAAATCCCCAAAATAACACTTCCTATTTTACTTCGGTAATGAATTATGCAAGATTAGCATTGATAAATCCCAGCGGTTCGGCTACCGATGTGAATAACGTGTATGTTACGAATCCTAATACGAACATCGTGGGGTTGAGAAACGACAATACCAATGAAAATGAGCGCCCCAGTAATTTGTATATTGAGGATGGCTCTTTTATACGTTGTAAAAACATAACACTCGGATATAGATTACCGGAAAACATAATGAAAAAAGTTCATTTACAGTCATTGCGGTTATATGTTACCGTAGCCAATGCTTTCCTCATTACAAAATACAGTGGAATGGATCCGGAAATAGGTTCCTGGAATCCACTTCAAGCCGGATGGGATAGTGGCTATTATCCACAGCCGAGGGTATATACTTTAGGGTTTAATCTTGAATTATAA